One stretch of Micromonospora echinospora DNA includes these proteins:
- a CDS encoding FAD-binding protein, whose translation MTATALPDLLANAGAVVRAAPDSTVPRGHRPDWLVEPESLAGLMAVVGVLNAAGVRWRVDALGRNWGYDDARVPEPGAIVRLARLDRLDLDAELGLATVEPGVTFAQLQRALDEAGAPYRLPPPGSGPHTSVLGNALDRGLLAGLGEREQHCRDFLVLSREGTLFRLDWTGDEDDRVRRALPYPPGPHSRGTVFQTGGHGPVVVELTHVLPPAVPYTAPLVLLAGPEPTEALLRCWRELLHHRLVTGSLLQPVARRQMQGVTTAHDGLVLYLTVGAVSRPMLGTIVAEVRRIAGQHGLRVALDAVGHADDLRVVGGSADQPEAVAGRPVGLEWHTACLPFDPALVVAYWRANQDDPALADGPWTLRPLDSRALVWLAPFTYRKSDPASRSDLRRRVDAFERIRTAFGLTAYRRGGLWTPR comes from the coding sequence ATGACTGCCACAGCCCTGCCAGATCTGCTGGCCAACGCCGGTGCGGTGGTCCGCGCGGCCCCCGACTCCACCGTCCCGCGTGGACACCGACCCGACTGGCTGGTCGAGCCCGAATCGCTGGCCGGACTGATGGCCGTCGTCGGTGTGCTCAACGCCGCCGGGGTCCGTTGGCGGGTAGACGCACTCGGCCGCAACTGGGGCTATGACGACGCCCGGGTGCCCGAGCCGGGTGCGATCGTCCGGCTCGCCCGGCTGGACCGGCTCGACCTCGACGCGGAACTGGGCCTGGCCACCGTCGAGCCCGGGGTCACCTTCGCGCAACTGCAGCGTGCGCTCGACGAGGCCGGTGCACCGTACCGGTTGCCCCCACCCGGCTCCGGTCCGCACACCTCGGTGCTGGGCAACGCTCTCGACCGAGGGCTACTGGCCGGGCTCGGCGAACGCGAACAGCATTGCCGGGACTTCCTCGTGCTCAGCCGGGAGGGCACGCTGTTCCGGCTCGACTGGACCGGCGACGAGGACGACCGGGTCCGGCGCGCGTTGCCCTACCCGCCCGGTCCGCACTCGCGCGGGACGGTCTTCCAGACCGGAGGGCACGGTCCGGTGGTGGTCGAGTTGACGCACGTCCTGCCGCCCGCGGTGCCGTACACCGCGCCACTGGTGCTGCTCGCAGGCCCCGAACCGACCGAAGCACTGCTGCGATGCTGGCGGGAACTGCTGCACCATCGGCTGGTCACCGGCTCACTGCTCCAGCCCGTGGCGCGGCGGCAGATGCAGGGCGTCACCACCGCTCATGACGGTCTGGTGCTGTACCTGACCGTCGGCGCCGTCTCCCGGCCCATGCTCGGTACGATCGTCGCCGAGGTTCGGCGGATCGCCGGGCAGCACGGCCTGCGGGTGGCTCTCGACGCAGTCGGCCACGCTGACGACCTGCGCGTCGTCGGAGGAAGCGCGGACCAGCCGGAGGCGGTCGCCGGCCGCCCGGTCGGATTGGAGTGGCACACCGCCTGCCTGCCGTTCGACCCGGCGCTCGTGGTCGCGTACTGGCGGGCCAACCAGGACGATCCGGCGTTGGCCGACGGTCCGTGGACCCTACGCCCGCTGGACTCCCGCGCGCTGGTCTGGCTGGCCCCGTTCACGTACCGCAAGAGCGACCCGGCCAGCCGGTCCGATCTGCGTCGCCGCGTGGACGCGTTCGAACGGATACGAACCGCGTTCGGCCTGACCGCGTACCGCCGTGGCGGCCTGTGGACGCCTCGTTGA
- a CDS encoding glycosyltransferase family 4 protein, with amino-acid sequence MRHLLVLSGYRLAEGRSGEAVHLRELTRALTAAGHRTTVLDGPLHPGRPVSDPQTELGPLRAELDRLLRADRPDAALLWPGADGEETPLVDRLVAAGVRLVVEHPAADLPPAARTLERADEVVVPSAYAREQLAAGGGPWAHVVAPMSRPCDCPAVRPPVGRRGPVRVTFVNPEPAKGLGVVLTLAGVAAARRLPFRFRLVEGRWTAVDLRRVGVDPDRCPNVEVTPFREDVCALYAETDLLLAPSLWRESFGMVAREAMLHGLPVVATRVGGLPEAVGAGGVCLDPPASDADYAVTMSAAEIRRWLEAMVAAVRGDAPQVAPGLRARAAAATVAAYQELLDWPTAVGTGGQART; translated from the coding sequence TTGAGGCACCTGCTGGTGCTCAGCGGGTACCGGCTGGCGGAGGGCCGCTCCGGTGAGGCCGTTCACCTGCGCGAGCTCACCCGCGCACTGACCGCCGCCGGGCACCGGACGACCGTGCTGGACGGACCACTGCACCCGGGCCGGCCGGTGAGCGACCCGCAGACCGAGCTCGGTCCGCTCCGCGCCGAACTGGACCGGCTGCTCCGCGCCGACCGGCCGGACGCGGCCCTGCTCTGGCCGGGAGCCGACGGTGAGGAGACGCCTCTCGTCGATCGGTTGGTCGCCGCCGGGGTCCGGCTGGTCGTCGAGCACCCAGCCGCCGACCTGCCGCCCGCCGCCAGAACCCTCGAACGCGCCGACGAGGTCGTCGTTCCGTCGGCGTACGCCCGGGAGCAGCTCGCGGCCGGCGGTGGCCCGTGGGCACACGTCGTCGCGCCGATGTCGCGCCCCTGCGACTGCCCGGCGGTGCGCCCGCCGGTCGGCCGGCGCGGACCGGTCCGGGTCACCTTCGTCAACCCCGAACCAGCCAAGGGCCTCGGCGTCGTGCTCACCCTGGCGGGGGTCGCTGCCGCGCGCCGGCTGCCGTTCCGGTTCCGGCTCGTGGAGGGGCGGTGGACCGCTGTTGACCTGCGCCGGGTCGGCGTCGACCCGGACCGCTGCCCGAACGTGGAGGTGACGCCGTTCCGGGAGGACGTCTGCGCGCTGTACGCCGAGACCGATCTCCTGCTCGCGCCGAGCCTCTGGCGGGAGAGCTTCGGCATGGTCGCGCGGGAGGCGATGCTGCACGGACTACCGGTCGTGGCGACCCGGGTCGGTGGCCTGCCCGAGGCCGTCGGCGCCGGTGGTGTCTGCCTCGACCCGCCGGCCAGTGACGCCGACTACGCGGTGACGATGAGCGCTGCGGAGATCCGGCGTTGGTTGGAGGCAATGGTCGCTGCCGTACGGGGCGACGCCCCCCAGGTGGCACCGGGCCTACGCGCCCGCGCCGCCGCCGCGACGGTGGCTGCCTACCAGGAACTTCTCGACTGGCCGACGGCGGTCGGCACCGGCGGGCAGGCGCGTACGTGA
- a CDS encoding AfsR/SARP family transcriptional regulator, with product MTLRFTVLGPVGVTVGARPAEIHRPRRLGILAYLLLHANQVVTVDRLIAATWGDAPPTTARAQVQSDIHGLRRAIHAAGSSDNPISTQPGGYRLELRPEQLDLALFTDQAALARAEAARGEAETAAGLMRSALSLWRGPALSGASGDFLEPAQARLEEARLDQYEWLVDLELALGRHHRLVTELTEYLTEHPLRERLRIQLMLALYRSGRQPDALRVGRQGREILVDEYGLDPGPALTELETAILRQDAALNAPGGSPAEPAATTVGDRPAVSTSCRPAQLPPFPVPFAGRADDVVHLGAHLHAEEGPESRPAPPVLLLHGMAGVGKTALAVRIAHTVRADYPDGHLYLDLRSGGSEARAPRHVVAEALRGLGVDHRELPYSLDERAALYRSRLADRRLLVVVDDAGSVDQVQPLVPAAPGCAVLVTSRFLLDLPSARRHRVDPLPECAGLDVLTAHLDDRRSEVAPAAARAVVRACGGQPLALRIAAARVRSGTRLTDLAELLADPRHLLDELAVDGLSVREGLAAVHRSLSPSATRVLAAAAQLPTPSVPDWVPVACAGLGAREAVRVLDELVRCHLLTLAPGSAPGPNRYLVHRLVAAFVAAGEGGDPPGDDPVARAAHTWGVLAGEAVRRITASPHPAEPTPPPDVDLHNRTLADPAGWLRKERANLIAVQALAQDRDWPELADRIAAALADRHSHVRACPPVPTAVGQSRSSW from the coding sequence ATGACCCTGCGGTTCACTGTGCTCGGTCCGGTCGGCGTCACCGTGGGAGCGCGCCCGGCCGAGATCCATCGGCCCCGCCGGCTGGGAATCCTGGCATATCTCCTGCTCCACGCGAACCAGGTGGTCACGGTGGATCGGTTGATCGCCGCGACCTGGGGCGACGCGCCACCGACGACCGCCCGCGCGCAGGTCCAGTCGGACATCCACGGGTTGCGGCGGGCCATCCACGCGGCCGGGTCGTCCGACAATCCGATCTCCACCCAACCCGGCGGGTATCGGCTCGAACTACGCCCGGAGCAGCTGGACCTGGCCCTCTTCACCGACCAGGCCGCCCTGGCCCGCGCCGAAGCGGCCCGGGGCGAGGCGGAAACCGCAGCCGGCCTGATGCGGTCCGCCCTGTCACTGTGGCGGGGCCCGGCCCTCTCCGGGGCCAGCGGCGACTTCCTTGAACCGGCACAGGCCCGCCTGGAGGAGGCCCGCCTGGATCAGTACGAGTGGCTGGTCGACCTGGAACTGGCGCTCGGCCGGCACCACCGGCTGGTCACCGAGCTGACCGAGTACCTCACCGAGCATCCGCTCCGGGAGCGGCTGCGCATCCAGCTCATGCTCGCGCTGTACCGCAGCGGACGGCAGCCGGACGCGCTGCGGGTCGGGCGGCAGGGCCGGGAGATCCTGGTCGACGAGTACGGTCTCGATCCCGGTCCGGCGCTGACCGAACTGGAGACGGCGATCCTGCGTCAGGATGCCGCGCTGAACGCCCCGGGAGGATCACCGGCCGAGCCCGCCGCCACCACGGTCGGCGACCGTCCGGCCGTCTCGACGTCCTGCCGCCCGGCGCAGTTGCCGCCGTTTCCGGTGCCGTTCGCCGGGCGGGCCGACGACGTCGTCCACCTCGGCGCCCACCTGCACGCGGAGGAAGGCCCCGAGAGCCGGCCGGCCCCACCGGTGCTGCTGCTGCACGGGATGGCCGGTGTCGGGAAGACCGCCCTGGCGGTCCGGATCGCGCACACCGTCCGGGCCGACTACCCGGACGGTCACCTGTACCTCGACCTGCGCAGTGGCGGATCCGAGGCGCGGGCGCCCCGGCACGTCGTCGCCGAGGCGCTACGGGGCCTCGGGGTGGACCACCGGGAGCTTCCCTACTCGCTTGACGAACGCGCCGCCCTCTACCGCAGCCGGCTGGCCGACCGGCGGCTGCTGGTCGTGGTGGACGACGCCGGCTCGGTCGACCAGGTCCAGCCGCTCGTTCCGGCCGCCCCGGGCTGCGCGGTGCTGGTGACCAGCCGATTCCTGCTGGACCTCCCCAGTGCGCGGCGGCACCGGGTGGACCCGCTGCCCGAGTGCGCCGGGCTGGACGTGCTGACGGCGCACCTCGACGACCGGCGGAGTGAGGTGGCGCCGGCCGCCGCGCGGGCGGTGGTCCGGGCCTGCGGCGGGCAGCCGCTCGCGCTAAGGATCGCGGCGGCCCGGGTCCGATCCGGAACGCGGCTGACCGATCTGGCGGAACTGCTCGCCGATCCACGGCACCTGCTCGACGAACTCGCAGTCGACGGGCTCTCGGTGCGGGAGGGCCTGGCCGCCGTTCACCGGTCGCTCAGCCCGTCGGCGACCCGGGTGCTGGCGGCGGCGGCCCAGCTGCCGACTCCGTCCGTGCCGGACTGGGTACCGGTCGCCTGCGCCGGTCTCGGTGCCCGCGAGGCGGTTCGCGTCCTGGACGAACTGGTCCGCTGTCACCTGCTGACCCTCGCCCCGGGTTCGGCCCCGGGGCCGAACCGGTACCTGGTCCATCGACTGGTCGCCGCGTTCGTGGCCGCCGGGGAGGGCGGCGACCCGCCGGGCGACGATCCGGTGGCCCGTGCCGCGCACACCTGGGGTGTGCTGGCCGGCGAGGCGGTCCGGCGGATCACGGCTTCGCCGCACCCCGCCGAACCCACGCCGCCGCCGGACGTGGACCTGCACAACCGCACCCTCGCCGATCCGGCCGGGTGGCTGCGAAAGGAGCGGGCGAACCTGATCGCGGTGCAGGCCCTCGCCCAGGACCGGGACTGGCCGGAACTGGCGGATCGCATCGCCGCCGCCCTGGCCGACCGGCACAGTCACGTACGCGCCTGCCCGCCGGTGCCGACCGCCGTCGGCCAGTCGAGAAGTTCCTGGTAG
- a CDS encoding ATP-binding cassette domain-containing protein — MTFTLQRQDNDCGVEALVVSLRLLGHDPPEARLRETLDARGARSMRELRDTAAEVCGVGYRGTRDCPFDALTTGAVVHLRADHFVTVIGRRFRRVRIFDPATGPEWLDERRYRERCSGWVLVPRESPAPSVRPRVARLGWLRPLVRAGGLRFRHVVPVLAVSLLLYTGLTLLNLVLMPYLNRASGQGGDSAPGLVAGLILFFLALSAMFWFRHRHLTTLGLAFDRALLNHLVDRLSRTATNVETSSGSLLHRVTTVREVREGSTGLALAVFTDVCAVLVLMSFMVSMSLPLSAVVAALAVGHVGLTMLARRPIVRHYDERLRLEGEVHEVLITLTRGLSTFRGLGATGHLRDTHARRLDQLNEAIRALNFRLSWVTGPTEALRFVGLYAILLVGSVLVSAGAVSTGELFGFLTMGGTVMFAVVNVAESLPAAAQLERQLRYVATLMDLPVVPAGTRTEPVPGAPAVALREVRVHRPRDGFDLRLDLHVARGETVTVGGASGAGKSTMARIVCGLDPVPSGHAEVYGVPVADWDPDRLRPMVCYVPPRSDFARTSLRDSLCSGADDIGEADLHEVLRLFELDEVLRPLRLGLRTTLQIDNATFSAGEVQRFALARALLRRPSLLILDEATNSLDRAMELRLLRAVQQRVETLVVVSHRPVAAHLGSRHLVVERSADGISRLVPDHG; from the coding sequence ATGACCTTCACCCTGCAACGCCAGGACAACGACTGCGGCGTGGAAGCCCTGGTCGTCAGCCTGCGGCTCCTGGGACACGACCCGCCCGAGGCGCGGCTGCGGGAAACACTCGATGCCCGGGGCGCCCGATCGATGCGGGAGTTGAGGGACACCGCCGCCGAGGTCTGCGGTGTCGGCTACCGGGGTACGCGCGACTGCCCGTTCGACGCGCTGACCACCGGAGCGGTGGTGCACCTGCGCGCCGACCACTTCGTGACAGTGATCGGCCGGCGGTTCCGCCGCGTCAGGATCTTCGACCCGGCCACCGGCCCGGAGTGGCTGGACGAGCGCCGGTACCGGGAACGTTGCTCCGGCTGGGTGCTGGTGCCGCGGGAAAGCCCCGCACCGAGCGTCCGGCCCCGCGTGGCCCGGCTCGGGTGGCTGCGCCCGTTGGTACGGGCAGGAGGTCTCCGTTTCCGTCACGTCGTGCCGGTACTCGCCGTCAGCCTGTTGCTCTACACCGGGCTGACGCTGCTCAACCTGGTGCTGATGCCGTACCTCAACCGGGCGAGCGGGCAGGGCGGGGACAGCGCTCCCGGCCTCGTCGCCGGCCTGATTCTGTTCTTCCTCGCGCTCAGCGCGATGTTCTGGTTCCGGCACCGCCACCTCACCACGCTGGGGCTGGCGTTCGACAGGGCCCTGCTCAACCACCTGGTGGACCGGCTCTCCCGGACCGCCACGAACGTCGAGACATCCTCCGGTTCCCTGCTGCACCGGGTGACCACCGTCCGCGAGGTCCGTGAGGGAAGCACCGGGCTGGCCCTGGCGGTGTTCACCGACGTCTGCGCGGTGCTGGTCCTGATGAGCTTCATGGTGTCGATGTCGCTGCCGCTGTCCGCGGTGGTCGCCGCGCTCGCCGTCGGGCACGTCGGGCTGACCATGCTGGCCCGGCGGCCGATCGTGCGGCACTACGACGAGCGGCTCCGGCTCGAGGGTGAGGTCCACGAGGTTCTGATCACCCTCACCCGCGGGCTGTCCACATTCCGGGGACTGGGTGCGACCGGACACCTGCGAGACACCCACGCGCGCCGCCTGGACCAGCTCAACGAGGCGATCCGCGCACTGAACTTCCGGCTTTCCTGGGTCACCGGCCCGACCGAGGCGCTGAGGTTCGTCGGTCTCTACGCGATTCTGCTGGTCGGTTCGGTGCTCGTCTCCGCCGGCGCGGTCAGCACCGGAGAACTCTTCGGCTTCCTCACCATGGGTGGCACGGTGATGTTCGCCGTGGTCAACGTCGCGGAGAGCCTGCCGGCCGCCGCCCAACTGGAACGACAGCTCCGCTACGTCGCGACCCTGATGGACCTGCCGGTGGTACCGGCCGGCACCCGCACCGAGCCGGTGCCGGGCGCTCCGGCGGTGGCGCTGCGCGAGGTCCGGGTGCATCGCCCGCGCGACGGGTTCGACCTACGGCTGGACCTGCATGTGGCGAGAGGTGAGACGGTCACCGTCGGCGGGGCGAGCGGTGCCGGCAAGTCGACGATGGCACGGATCGTGTGCGGGCTCGATCCGGTCCCGTCCGGCCACGCCGAGGTGTACGGCGTCCCCGTCGCCGACTGGGACCCCGACCGGCTCCGCCCGATGGTCTGCTACGTGCCACCCCGATCGGACTTCGCCCGGACCAGCCTGCGGGACAGTCTGTGCAGCGGTGCCGACGACATCGGGGAGGCGGACCTGCACGAGGTGCTTCGCCTGTTCGAGCTGGACGAGGTGCTGCGACCGCTGCGGCTGGGACTGCGCACCACCCTCCAGATCGACAACGCCACCTTCAGTGCCGGGGAGGTGCAGCGGTTCGCGCTGGCCCGGGCGCTGCTGCGCCGGCCGTCCCTGCTCATCCTGGACGAGGCCACGAACTCCCTGGACCGGGCGATGGAACTGCGACTGCTGCGCGCGGTGCAGCAGCGGGTGGAGACCCTCGTGGTGGTCAGCCACCGGCCGGTAGCGGCACACCTCGGCAGTCGGCACCTCGTGGTGGAACGGTCCGCCGACGGCATCTCCCGGCTGGTGCCCGACCATGGCTGA
- a CDS encoding polysaccharide deacetylase family protein, whose amino-acid sequence MYASIRRSRRPSAPRTSRLTVRLAVLASTVALTAAGLAVAATPSSAATCNGYVGLTFDDGPTGSTSALLSVLRANNARATMFNVGQNVQNNQSAARAQVDAGMWVANHSWNHAHMTSMNQSQMQSDLSQTNSAIQAATGVRPQLFRPPYGETNSTLQSVASSLGLRQVIWDVDSQDWNGASVSQIVSNASRLQDGQVILMHDGIQNTRDAIPQIMANLSSRNLCPGMISPSTGRAVAPDGTPPPTTPPPTGTPTTPPPTTPPPSGGCTATATTPNVWGDRYNTSVTVQGASNWTVVVALTPPQRVSTTWNGSPSWDSTGYVMTMRSNGSGNTFGFTTMMNGNSSARPQIRSCTTG is encoded by the coding sequence ATGTACGCCAGCATCCGCCGCTCCCGCCGCCCATCCGCCCCCCGAACATCGCGTCTCACCGTCCGGTTGGCAGTGCTCGCCTCCACTGTGGCGCTGACCGCCGCCGGTCTCGCGGTCGCCGCCACTCCGTCCAGCGCCGCCACCTGCAACGGGTACGTCGGCCTCACCTTCGACGACGGGCCGACCGGCAGCACCAGCGCCCTGTTGTCCGTGCTGCGCGCGAACAACGCACGGGCGACCATGTTCAACGTCGGCCAGAACGTGCAGAACAACCAGTCCGCCGCGCGGGCCCAGGTCGACGCGGGCATGTGGGTGGCCAACCACAGTTGGAACCACGCGCACATGACCTCGATGAACCAGAGCCAGATGCAGTCGGACCTCTCCCAGACCAACTCGGCGATCCAGGCGGCGACCGGCGTCCGGCCGCAGTTGTTCCGCCCGCCCTACGGGGAGACAAACTCGACCCTCCAGTCGGTCGCCTCGTCGCTCGGCCTGCGCCAGGTGATCTGGGACGTCGACTCCCAGGACTGGAACGGCGCCAGCGTCAGCCAGATCGTCTCCAACGCCAGCCGCCTTCAGGACGGCCAGGTGATCCTGATGCACGACGGCATTCAGAACACCCGCGACGCGATTCCGCAGATCATGGCCAACCTGAGCAGCCGTAACCTCTGTCCGGGCATGATTTCACCGAGCACCGGCCGGGCGGTGGCCCCGGACGGCACCCCGCCGCCGACGACTCCGCCGCCGACCGGCACGCCGACCACTCCGCCGCCGACCACTCCGCCTCCCAGCGGCGGGTGCACGGCGACGGCGACCACCCCCAACGTCTGGGGTGACCGGTACAACACCTCGGTGACGGTTCAGGGGGCCAGCAACTGGACCGTGGTCGTGGCTCTGACCCCGCCGCAGCGGGTCTCCACCACCTGGAACGGCTCCCCCAGTTGGGACAGCACCGGTTACGTGATGACGATGCGGTCCAACGGCAGCGGCAACACCTTCGGCTTCACCACGATGATGAACGGCAACAGCAGCGCCAGACCTCAGATCCGTTCCTGCACCACGGGCTGA
- a CDS encoding thiopeptide-type bacteriocin biosynthesis protein, producing MSGGTAPRLSVGDWCLIRVPMLPAVPRVDPADVHAREAAGRLLDLAVGYASTYGRSSGPDGEWRTDRTLRAVYAARARHRPTPFGLFAFSARADLVDDPGPTRVDLETDVVVHPVDVPRRIDEWFANPTLAADAGRWMYLRPDRGAASSAPDTPALRLIAQRRATGPRGAADWIGELGREEFDRCVEQQVLLPIHTPGPFVDTPRLDRPRLSAADPQPHAVTVGALMATERPFRPDQFVDAFSAVRPAVDRTAATALVAGAARLLGMTWPWDRLASLRNHLESMVSGGAVPLSWLLSAPVDHPLGSWRREPAPPVGAEPPPGPARRLFVPAEDRDGVLVDWWRTAQDVDRWRPRRTSRAGGPAGPVAAVEPPNGMVCGAVLANPVSGTDVWLKMALSGLWHGPGARLADVVALPAPPERVDPGRLTVELGWTPVDGRAPLTRRPAGPLPRLNLNLPARPGDIGLADLAVTVLDGRLHLVHLPDGRLVELRFDSPLNLDQPTNPWVVRLLGMVAVEGNATGRMIDPAFQLPPGSVVPRITGGRCLFARRGVVLDAGHRADLLALAEDPGALAGVLGEVGLGPVVEVTERSADLTLRVDVTDVDHRRWLVRRLRRSDRLVLQEALPVATPVTSRLGDHAHDVWVPWVRADLPATARLASTRIVRRPPAADPEWTSWYVYAPDRIVETWLARAEVLALMDRGELFHIRYRDDRPHLRLRLRLPAATPELLADLRAHLAAWSPHHPCPVETHPWVPEDHRYGGRDARVATVAHFCADSAWWIRRLARTPEVTARYVLAVTRIATWCHQLAGPDAVAFLARLRGLDPRLPSSRDQREWMASYRIARPQLEDRFATESRVPEPTLAYLTGLEPDARLLALNSLIHMTVNRGLPLNQAVSREPEIVMAAARLLRARTARSVDAGRAGRSSAAERVATPATACPTRTPDRDGADV from the coding sequence GTGAGTGGCGGTACGGCGCCCCGGCTGAGCGTCGGCGACTGGTGCCTGATCCGGGTGCCGATGCTGCCTGCAGTGCCGCGGGTCGACCCCGCCGACGTACACGCGCGCGAGGCGGCCGGGCGGCTGCTCGACCTGGCGGTCGGGTACGCCTCGACGTACGGCCGGTCCTCCGGGCCGGACGGCGAATGGCGGACCGATCGGACCCTACGGGCCGTGTACGCGGCGCGGGCAAGGCACCGTCCCACCCCGTTCGGTCTGTTCGCCTTCTCCGCCCGGGCCGACCTGGTCGACGACCCCGGACCCACGCGGGTCGACCTGGAGACCGACGTCGTGGTACATCCGGTTGACGTGCCCCGGCGCATCGACGAGTGGTTCGCCAACCCCACCCTCGCCGCCGACGCCGGCCGGTGGATGTACCTGCGTCCGGACCGGGGCGCCGCCTCGTCGGCCCCGGACACGCCCGCGCTGCGTCTGATCGCGCAGCGCCGGGCAACCGGCCCTCGTGGCGCCGCCGACTGGATCGGTGAACTAGGCCGCGAGGAGTTCGACAGGTGCGTCGAGCAGCAGGTGCTCCTGCCGATCCACACGCCGGGACCGTTCGTCGACACGCCACGTCTCGACCGCCCGCGGCTTTCCGCGGCCGATCCGCAGCCGCATGCGGTGACGGTGGGCGCTCTGATGGCCACCGAGCGGCCGTTCCGCCCGGACCAGTTCGTCGACGCGTTCAGCGCGGTGCGTCCCGCAGTTGACCGGACGGCCGCCACCGCCCTGGTCGCCGGCGCGGCCCGGCTGCTCGGAATGACCTGGCCCTGGGACCGGCTGGCATCCCTGCGCAACCACCTGGAGTCCATGGTGAGCGGTGGGGCGGTGCCGCTGTCCTGGTTGCTGAGCGCACCGGTGGACCATCCGCTCGGTAGCTGGCGCCGGGAACCAGCGCCGCCGGTCGGGGCCGAGCCGCCGCCCGGTCCGGCCCGTCGGCTGTTCGTGCCCGCCGAGGACCGGGACGGCGTGTTGGTCGACTGGTGGCGGACCGCTCAGGACGTGGACCGCTGGCGCCCGCGGCGTACCTCCCGGGCGGGCGGACCGGCCGGTCCGGTCGCGGCCGTCGAACCGCCGAACGGCATGGTCTGCGGCGCAGTGCTGGCCAACCCGGTCTCCGGGACGGACGTGTGGCTCAAGATGGCCCTGTCGGGACTCTGGCACGGTCCGGGTGCGCGGCTGGCGGACGTGGTGGCGTTGCCGGCGCCGCCGGAGCGGGTGGACCCCGGTCGGCTGACCGTCGAGCTCGGCTGGACGCCCGTCGACGGTCGTGCTCCGCTGACCCGCCGGCCGGCCGGGCCGCTGCCCCGGTTGAACCTCAACCTGCCGGCCCGGCCCGGCGACATCGGGTTGGCCGACCTGGCGGTGACCGTGCTCGACGGTCGCCTGCACCTGGTGCACCTGCCGGACGGGCGACTGGTTGAACTGCGGTTCGACAGCCCACTCAACCTGGATCAGCCGACCAACCCGTGGGTGGTGCGGCTGCTGGGGATGGTGGCCGTCGAGGGCAACGCCACCGGCCGGATGATCGACCCCGCGTTCCAGCTGCCCCCGGGGTCGGTTGTGCCCCGGATCACCGGTGGCCGCTGTCTCTTCGCCCGGCGCGGGGTGGTCCTGGACGCCGGTCACCGTGCCGACCTGCTCGCTCTCGCCGAAGACCCGGGCGCGCTGGCCGGGGTGCTCGGCGAGGTGGGTCTCGGCCCGGTGGTGGAGGTGACCGAGCGCTCCGCGGACCTGACGCTGCGGGTGGACGTCACCGACGTCGACCACCGCCGGTGGCTGGTTCGCCGGCTGCGCCGCTCCGACCGGCTGGTCCTGCAGGAGGCACTGCCCGTCGCCACGCCGGTGACCTCACGGCTCGGCGACCACGCACACGACGTCTGGGTGCCGTGGGTGCGCGCCGACCTCCCGGCTACCGCGAGGCTGGCGAGCACCCGGATCGTCAGACGACCGCCGGCCGCGGACCCCGAATGGACCAGTTGGTACGTCTACGCGCCGGACCGGATAGTGGAGACCTGGCTGGCCCGTGCAGAGGTGCTCGCCCTGATGGACCGCGGTGAACTGTTCCACATCCGTTACCGGGACGACCGCCCGCACCTGCGGCTGCGGCTGCGGCTGCCGGCAGCCACCCCGGAGCTGCTAGCCGACCTGCGCGCCCACCTCGCCGCCTGGTCACCGCACCACCCCTGCCCGGTGGAGACGCACCCATGGGTGCCTGAGGACCACCGGTACGGCGGCCGGGACGCCCGCGTCGCGACCGTTGCGCATTTCTGCGCCGACTCGGCGTGGTGGATCCGCCGCCTGGCCAGAACCCCGGAGGTCACCGCGCGGTACGTCCTCGCGGTGACCCGGATCGCCACCTGGTGTCACCAACTCGCGGGGCCCGACGCGGTGGCCTTCCTGGCCCGGTTGCGCGGCCTGGACCCTCGCCTGCCGAGTAGCCGTGACCAACGGGAGTGGATGGCGAGCTACCGCATCGCCCGGCCCCAGCTGGAAGACCGGTTCGCGACCGAGAGCCGCGTTCCCGAACCCACCCTCGCGTACCTGACCGGGCTGGAGCCGGACGCGCGCCTACTGGCGCTCAACAGCCTGATCCACATGACTGTGAACCGGGGCCTCCCGCTCAACCAGGCGGTGTCCCGGGAGCCGGAGATCGTGATGGCCGCCGCCCGCCTGCTACGGGCCCGTACGGCTCGCTCCGTGGATGCCGGTCGGGCCGGCCGGTCGTCGGCGGCGGAGCGCGTCGCCACACCGGCGACGGCGTGCCCGACCCGCACACCCGACCGGGACGGCGCGGATGTCTGA